TCTAACATCTCGAACCAGCCGGGAACCTTTTGATACCCTAGAGCCGCCATGTCCTTGGCGAACGCCGACCGCAGCTGCCTGTAAGCCAAGGGAGGGAGCCGCGTGATCACCGTGCCGGAGTCGACGATCGTGCCGGTGGCGGAGAAGACGGAGCGGCTGATGGGCAGCAAGTGGCCGCCCACCTTGATGCCTGTCATGCCCACGTAGTAGTACCTCGGCCCCTTGTAGGTGAGCATCGGCGTCTGGCGTGCTTCCTTcacagccaccgccgccatggcggcggcgcctggcccGAAatccaggaaccctgtcctggaTGGATCTGCCGGGAGGCAGTACGCGAACATGCCGCTGTACTTGTTCCCCGCTTGCACCATTAGCGACGTCCTGCCGCGACCGTGACCCAACACCCCTGCCGACTGCCCGAACAACCCCCAGATATTGTGACTGCACCCGAACCGGAAATCCTGCACGAGCAAAAGGCATGACATACCCATGCGGCCATGAATAGGGGTGCAAATGGGTGCCCCTAA
This genomic interval from Panicum virgatum strain AP13 chromosome 8K, P.virgatum_v5, whole genome shotgun sequence contains the following:
- the LOC120645918 gene encoding aspartyl protease family protein At5g10770-like, which encodes MGMSCLLLVQDFRFGCSHNIWGLFGQSAGVLGHGRGRTSLMVQAGNKYSGMFAYCLPADPSRTGFLDFGPGAAAMAAVAVKEARQTPMLTYKGPRYYYVGMTGIKVGGHLLPISRSVFSATGTIVDSGTVITRLPPLAYRQLRSAFAKDMAALGYQKVPGWFEMLDTCFNLTGLQEIVLLPTVSLVFQGGASLYMDATGILYVANVSHACLAFAANNRNSDVAVIGSTQQKTYSFMYDIGKKVVGFTPGAC